The proteins below are encoded in one region of Zootoca vivipara chromosome 10, rZooViv1.1, whole genome shotgun sequence:
- the C10H12orf50 gene encoding uncharacterized protein C12orf50 homolog → MAEVGDDCYFYFHSTCIKGSKCRFRHCEKAIGSDTVCSLWREGRCSHQLCKFRHMEIQQKYNSISCFWETQPLGCVRISCVFHHRKPRNINGLFLPPSNDSTLQREVQEGILPPAQNQDSTKGQENTLRPIHPPLIITINLEDEDEEEQEEKYASYLLSKTPEDIEEEKAIKEMCYKSGEYYRIQTSQENHLTKNIPLVLENELLKTMETGRDLQEGDGVAVSSKFNIAERQTEITASLDCSSRSDLSAFENGGGDCYLPQRNIFVAGIQSKAFSGEKEFAMLKCSNIKATSHSESIKKHHFKGVKKKKWISEEPKNLHLPLTAKAMHTSNPKGKGYCQQNDQSKNAENASYVPSQRASGRSISLSSPAAARSPNLTYGKVGATKESKMNLAAGQHIVS, encoded by the exons ATGGCAGAAGTTGGGGATGACTGCTATTTCTATTTTCATTCAACCTGTATAAAG GGATCAAAGTGCCGATTCCGTCACTGTGAAAAAGCCATTGGCAGTGACACCGTGTGCTCATTATGGAGAGAGGGGAGATGTTCCCATCAACTTTGCAAATTTAGACATATGGAAATACAG CAAAAATACAACAGCATTTCATGTTTCTGGGAGACACAGCCATTGGGCTGTGTGAGAATCAGTTGTGTCTTTCATCACCGGAAACCTCGTAACATAAATGGACTTTTTTTGCCACCTAGTAATG ATTCTACATTGCAAAGGGAAGTTCAGGAAGGGATTTTACCTCCTGCCCAAAATCAAGATTCCACAAAAGGTCAAGAAAACACATTAAGACCTATCCATCCTCCACTGATTATTACCATCAATCTTGAGGACGAGGACGAAGAAGAACAGGAGGAGAAAT ATGCATCTTATTTATTGTCTAAGACACCAGAAGacatagaagaagaaaaggcaataAAGGAAATGTGTTATAAATCTG GAGAATACTACAGAATTCAGACTTCTCAGGAAAACCACTTAACAAAAAACATACCTTTGGTGCTGGAGAACGAGCTCTTGAAAACCATGGAAACTGGCAGAGATTTACAAGAAG GTGATGGCGTTGCAGTTTCATCAAAGTTTAATATTGCAGAAAGGCAAACGGAGATAACGGCATCATTAGATTGTAGCTCTCGATCTGATCTTAGTGCCTTTGAAAATGGAG GAGGTGATTGCTATTTGCCACAAAGAAATATATTTGTTGCAGGGATACAAAGCAAAGCATTCAGTGGAGAAAAAGAATTTGCCATGCTGAAGTGTTCGAACATTAAAG cTACAAGTCACTCTGAAAGCATAAAGAAGCATCATTTTAAAGGagtgaagaaaaagaaatggatttCCGAGGAACCCAAAAACCTTCATCTCCCGTTGACAGCAAAAG CAATGCATACTTcaaaccctaaaggtaaagggtattGCCAACAAAATGATCAAAGCAAGAATGCTGAGAATGCTTCTTATGTTCCTTCTCAGAGAGCCAGCGGGAGAAGTATTTCCTTGAGTTCTCCAGCAGCTGCAAGGTCACCTAATCTGACCTATGGTAAAGTTGGTGCAACCAAAGAATCCAAGATGAATTTGGCTGCAGGTCAGCACATAGTCTCATAG
- the RLIG1 gene encoding RNA ligase 1, with product MSRLGSVQQKVACLFVTQVKEEPSAKRERQPFKVLATETINPKALDADIYSAIPTEKVDGTCCYITTHKGQPYLWARLDRKPNKQAEKRFKRFVHSAGDSKGFTWNIEDDFKPVPECWIPTKEIEYCNGKPFPDENGHIPGWVPVEQNSKQYCWHASVVDYEFELALILKNHTEEPGLLEISLVPLSDLSEQTLELIGTSINANPYGLGDKKHPIHFLVPHGTFQIKNAPPLNHDDILSWFDGSKEGKIEGIVWHCADGNLIKLHRHHLGLCWPIVDPHLISQPVVITFSGAKYDYNFEPKTLFHYFSKLGGQRFNSLRDIVSNL from the exons ATGAGCCGCCTGGGCTCGGTGCAGCAGAAGGTGGCCTGCCTGTTCGTGACCCAGGTGAAGGAGGAGCCCTCGGCCAAGAGGGAGCGCCAG CCTTTTAAAGTGCTGGCCACCGAAACTATTAATCCAAAGGCATTAGATGCAGATATATACAGTGCGATCCCAACTGAAAAGGTGGATGGAACTTGCTGCTACATAACTACGCACAAAG GGCAGCCATACCTTTGGGCCCGATTGGATAGAAAACCAAACAAGCAAGCTGAGAAAAGGTTTAAACGTTTTGTGCACTCAGCAGGCGACTCAAAAG GATTTACTTGGAATATTGAAGACGACTTCAAGCCTGTCCCTGAATGCTGGATTCCAACAAAGGAAATAGAGTACTGCAATGGAAAACCTTTTCCTGATGAAAATGGACATATTCCAG GCTGGGTGCCAGtggaacaaaacagcaaacaatATTGTTGGCATGCCTCTGTTGTTGACTATGAATTTGAACTAGCGCTCATTCTGAAGAATCACACTGAGGAACCTGGTCTTCTGGAAATTAGTCTAGTGCCCTTATCAGATCTCTCAGAACAAACTCTGGAGCTTATTGGAACGAGCATTAATGCAAATCCATATG GCTTAGGAGACAAGAAACATCCTATCCACTTTCTCGTACCACATGgaacatttcaaataaaaaatgcCCCTCCACTGAATCATGATGACATATTGTCTTGGTTTGATGGAAGCAAAGAAGGGAAAATCGAAGGAATTGTATGGCATTGTGCTGATGGAAACTTAATTAAG CTCCATCGGCATCATCTTGGCTTGTGCTGGCCAATTGTGGACCCTCATTTGATTTCTCAGCCAGTTGTTATCACCTTTAGTGGTGCCAAATACGACTATAATTTTGAGCCAAAGACACTTTTCCATTATTTTTCAAAGTTGGGGGGACAAAGATTCAACAGTCTCAGAGATATAGTAAGTAATCTGTga